A single genomic interval of Halorubrum aethiopicum harbors:
- a CDS encoding cobalamin B12-binding domain-containing protein translates to MSVEGAERTIRCLVAKVGLDGHDRGAHVIARAFRDAGFEVVYSGLHRAPEEIVQAAVQEDVDVLGISILSGAHNTLVPKVIDGLKEYGAFEDTLILVGGIIPEDDVAELKDLGVAEVFGPGTPMSETIEFVRNNAPERE, encoded by the coding sequence ATGAGCGTCGAAGGGGCGGAACGGACCATCCGCTGTCTGGTCGCGAAGGTCGGGCTCGACGGCCACGACCGTGGCGCACACGTGATCGCGCGGGCGTTCCGCGACGCGGGCTTCGAGGTGGTCTACTCGGGGCTCCACCGCGCGCCCGAGGAGATCGTCCAGGCGGCGGTCCAGGAGGACGTCGACGTCCTCGGCATCTCGATCCTCTCGGGGGCGCACAACACCCTCGTGCCGAAGGTGATCGACGGGCTCAAAGAGTACGGCGCGTTCGAGGACACCCTGATCCTCGTCGGCGGGATAATCCCCGAGGACGACGTGGCTGAGCTGAAGGACCTCGGCGTCGCGGAGGTGTTCGGCCCGGGGACGCCGATGTCGGAGACGATCGAGTTCGTCCGGAACAACGCCCCGGAGCGCGAGTAG
- a CDS encoding SHOCT domain-containing protein: MSSNEQLLRVLLIIVAVVLIVPFLLMAVMMPAMGMWGWGHMGDVGMWGGAGWMWLLMWLVVLIVALGLGYLLYRGIRRTDGRSEDAALEELRVAYARGELSDEEFETRRERLRRED, from the coding sequence ATGTCTTCAAATGAGCAACTCCTCCGAGTCCTCCTCATCATCGTCGCTGTCGTTCTCATCGTGCCGTTCCTCTTGATGGCAGTTATGATGCCCGCTATGGGGATGTGGGGATGGGGCCACATGGGTGACGTGGGAATGTGGGGCGGGGCCGGATGGATGTGGCTCCTGATGTGGTTGGTCGTCCTGATCGTCGCTCTCGGGCTCGGATACCTCCTGTACCGAGGGATCCGCCGAACTGACGGTCGAAGTGAGGATGCTGCGCTTGAAGAACTGCGGGTCGCCTACGCCCGAGGCGAGCTATCTGACGAGGAGTTCGAAACACGACGTGAGCGACTACGACGGGAGGACTAA
- a CDS encoding alpha/beta fold hydrolase produces the protein MPDPTPTDASLLDRPGVTSERRTVNGVRLHVVTAGDEGDPPVVLLHGFPEFWYGWHRSIEPLVDAGYRVLVPDQRGYNRSEKPEGTRPYRVGELSKDVVDLVRSTGSESAHLVGHDWGGAVAWNVALRHPDAVDRLVAVNIPHPTVFEETLTSNPRQTLRSWYMFFFQLPRLPEWFQRRGGYRPLVNSLRGAAGDPFTEEDLDRYRAAWSRERGLTGMINWYRALFRHTEDPPREQVTVPTAVIWGERDGYLLAEMADRSVEYCENGRLERIPDATHWVHHERPERVTDLVIDHLS, from the coding sequence ATGCCGGATCCGACGCCGACCGACGCGTCGCTTCTGGATCGTCCTGGGGTGACGTCCGAACGGCGAACCGTGAACGGCGTTCGACTACACGTCGTCACGGCCGGCGACGAGGGCGACCCGCCGGTCGTCCTGCTTCACGGGTTCCCCGAGTTCTGGTACGGCTGGCACCGATCGATCGAGCCGCTCGTCGACGCCGGCTACCGCGTTCTCGTCCCCGACCAGCGGGGGTACAACCGGTCGGAGAAGCCGGAGGGAACGCGTCCCTATCGGGTCGGCGAACTGTCGAAGGACGTCGTCGACCTCGTCCGATCGACCGGGAGCGAGTCCGCCCATCTCGTCGGTCACGACTGGGGCGGGGCGGTCGCGTGGAACGTCGCCCTTCGCCATCCCGACGCCGTCGACCGGCTCGTCGCCGTCAACATTCCCCACCCGACGGTGTTCGAGGAGACGCTGACGTCGAACCCGCGACAGACGCTGCGGAGTTGGTACATGTTCTTCTTCCAGCTCCCCCGGCTGCCGGAGTGGTTCCAGCGACGCGGCGGGTATCGGCCGCTGGTGAACAGCCTCCGGGGAGCGGCGGGCGACCCGTTCACCGAGGAGGACCTCGACAGGTACCGTGCCGCGTGGAGCCGCGAGCGGGGGTTGACCGGGATGATCAACTGGTATCGCGCGCTGTTCCGGCACACCGAGGACCCGCCGCGCGAGCAGGTGACGGTTCCCACCGCCGTCATCTGGGGCGAGCGCGACGGGTACCTCCTCGCCGAGATGGCCGACCGCAGCGTCGAGTACTGCGAGAACGGCCGGCTCGAACGGATCCCGGACGCGACCCACTGGGTCCACCACGAACGGCCCGAGCGCGTGACCGACCTCGTCATCGATCACCTCTCGTGA
- a CDS encoding heavy metal translocating P-type ATPase, which produces MSDRHDHHDEHAPHQKPTDRECPCCRVCECYRDESDEEASSHEGHHGGGGHDHGGMVDHSGHEQMFKRRFVVCFLLALPVLYYSSMLQGWLGYTAIQFAGSAFVGPVLGVVIFAYGGIPFLRMGAVEARNREPGMMLLISLAITVAFVYSLAAVAFEIGEPFFWELVTLVVIFLLGHWIEMRSVRRASGALDELADLMPATAERIDESGDTEEVSVDDLSEGDLVLVRPGANVPADGVVEEGESNVNEAMVTGESKPVEKTPGDEVIGGTTNQSGSLRVRVTATGEETTLSGIMRLVDEAQQSKSRTQVLADRAAGWLFYAALGVAAVTAIAWGLAEGFGLSVVERVVTVLVIACPHALGLAVPLVVAINTSLAARNGMLVRDRIAMEEARNLDTIVFDKTGTLTKGEQGIVDIATTDGWNEDDVLTLMAAAEGDSEHMIATAIREEAHDRGLSVPSTREFEALEGRGVRATVETDISVGTGESSAVQQGTTVYVGGPNLLRHLDIDPGDSLTAFADEAGSRGQGVVYLLRDDEAVGAVALADVIRDESREAIDSLHAMGIEVAMLTGDSEDVARAVSEELGIDTYFAEVLPEDKDKKIVELQEQDQLVAMVGDGVNDAPALTRADVGIAIGSGTDVAVESADVVLVENDPRDVVSLVRLSRKSYRKMQENLVWAAGYNVFALPLAAGILAPIGILLSPAVGAVLMSASTVIVAVNAQLLRRADITA; this is translated from the coding sequence ATGTCCGACCGTCACGACCACCACGACGAACACGCGCCCCATCAGAAGCCGACCGACCGCGAGTGTCCGTGCTGTCGCGTCTGCGAGTGTTATCGAGATGAATCCGACGAGGAGGCGTCGTCTCACGAAGGCCACCACGGGGGCGGTGGACACGACCACGGCGGAATGGTCGACCACTCCGGCCACGAGCAGATGTTCAAGCGCCGATTCGTCGTCTGCTTCCTGCTCGCATTGCCCGTCCTCTACTACAGTTCGATGCTGCAGGGCTGGCTCGGGTACACCGCCATCCAGTTTGCCGGCAGCGCGTTCGTCGGCCCTGTCCTCGGAGTAGTTATCTTCGCGTACGGTGGCATTCCCTTCCTCCGGATGGGCGCGGTCGAAGCCAGAAACCGCGAGCCCGGAATGATGCTGCTCATCTCGCTGGCGATCACCGTCGCCTTCGTCTACAGTCTCGCCGCAGTCGCCTTCGAGATCGGCGAACCGTTCTTCTGGGAACTGGTCACGCTGGTCGTCATCTTCCTGCTGGGCCACTGGATCGAAATGCGGAGTGTTCGCCGGGCCTCGGGGGCGCTCGACGAACTCGCCGACCTGATGCCCGCCACCGCGGAGCGGATCGACGAATCCGGAGATACCGAGGAGGTCTCCGTCGACGATCTCTCCGAGGGCGATCTGGTACTCGTCCGCCCCGGGGCAAACGTCCCGGCCGACGGCGTCGTCGAGGAGGGCGAATCGAACGTCAACGAGGCGATGGTCACCGGCGAATCGAAACCGGTCGAGAAGACGCCCGGCGACGAGGTGATCGGTGGCACGACCAATCAGAGCGGCAGCCTCCGCGTGCGCGTCACCGCGACCGGCGAGGAGACGACACTGTCGGGGATTATGCGGTTGGTCGACGAAGCCCAACAGAGCAAGTCGCGAACGCAGGTACTCGCTGACCGTGCCGCGGGCTGGCTCTTCTACGCGGCGCTCGGCGTCGCGGCGGTGACCGCGATCGCGTGGGGCCTCGCCGAGGGGTTCGGCCTGTCTGTGGTCGAACGGGTCGTCACCGTGCTGGTGATCGCGTGCCCGCACGCGCTCGGACTCGCAGTCCCGCTGGTCGTCGCGATCAACACCTCGCTGGCCGCCCGCAACGGGATGCTCGTCCGCGATCGGATCGCGATGGAGGAGGCCCGCAACCTCGACACCATAGTCTTCGACAAAACGGGAACCCTCACAAAAGGTGAACAGGGCATCGTCGACATCGCGACGACGGACGGCTGGAACGAGGACGACGTGCTCACGCTCATGGCCGCCGCGGAGGGCGATTCAGAACACATGATCGCCACGGCGATTCGAGAGGAGGCACACGATCGTGGCTTGTCCGTCCCATCCACGCGAGAGTTCGAGGCCCTCGAGGGACGGGGTGTCCGTGCCACTGTCGAAACCGACATCTCAGTGGGTACTGGCGAGTCCAGCGCCGTCCAGCAGGGAACGACGGTCTACGTCGGCGGGCCGAATCTCTTGCGACATCTCGACATCGATCCCGGCGACAGTCTGACCGCCTTCGCAGACGAGGCCGGTTCCCGGGGGCAGGGAGTCGTCTACCTGCTACGTGACGACGAGGCTGTCGGTGCAGTCGCACTCGCGGACGTGATCCGCGACGAAAGCCGCGAGGCAATCGACTCCCTCCACGCGATGGGGATCGAAGTGGCGATGTTGACCGGCGACTCCGAAGATGTCGCTCGTGCCGTGTCCGAGGAACTCGGCATCGACACCTACTTCGCCGAAGTTCTCCCGGAGGACAAAGACAAGAAAATCGTCGAGCTACAGGAGCAGGATCAACTGGTTGCGATGGTCGGTGACGGCGTGAACGACGCCCCCGCGCTGACGCGTGCGGATGTCGGCATCGCAATCGGGTCGGGTACCGACGTGGCTGTCGAGTCAGCGGACGTCGTCCTCGTCGAGAACGACCCCCGGGACGTCGTGAGTCTCGTCCGCCTCAGCCGGAAGAGCTACCGGAAGATGCAGGAGAATCTCGTGTGGGCCGCCGGCTACAACGTCTTTGCCC
- a CDS encoding FAD-dependent oxidoreductase has protein sequence MGGLVAARVLADAFDRVTVLDRDAFPSTPTPRRGVPQGNHVHALLEAGRSTLEDLFAGYGDELVAAGATEIDLSTDFNFYDEGDFVSEGRHHLPMYCASRPLIEHVTRRELDALDSVTLRDECHVTEYRTDDRESTVEGVRIRDEENEIEPIDADLVVDCTGRTSSTPEWLARHGYRRPPRDEVRIDLVYSTIAIDRPPTTDGRST, from the coding sequence ATGGGCGGGCTGGTCGCGGCCCGCGTGCTCGCGGACGCCTTCGATCGGGTGACCGTCCTCGACCGCGACGCGTTCCCCTCGACGCCGACCCCCCGCCGGGGCGTTCCACAGGGGAACCACGTCCACGCGCTTCTCGAGGCGGGGCGATCGACCCTCGAGGACCTCTTCGCGGGGTACGGCGACGAACTCGTCGCGGCGGGTGCGACGGAGATCGATCTGTCCACCGACTTCAACTTCTACGACGAGGGGGACTTCGTCTCGGAGGGACGCCACCACCTGCCGATGTACTGCGCGAGCCGCCCGCTGATCGAACACGTGACGCGACGTGAACTCGACGCGCTCGACTCCGTCACGCTTCGAGACGAGTGTCACGTGACAGAGTACCGCACCGACGACCGGGAGTCGACCGTGGAGGGCGTGCGGATTCGAGACGAGGAGAACGAGATCGAGCCGATCGACGCCGACCTCGTCGTCGACTGTACCGGGCGGACGTCGTCGACGCCGGAGTGGCTGGCGAGACACGGGTACCGGCGGCCGCCGAGAGACGAGGTCCGGATCGACCTCGTGTACAGCACGATAGCCATCGATCGACCCCCGACGACCGACGGGCGTTCCACGTGA